The Rhodocytophaga rosea genome has a segment encoding these proteins:
- a CDS encoding TonB-dependent receptor family protein, translating into MHYLAKQPGGLTDADFQRDPSQSVRERNWFKVDWNLISLSLDYRFSDQTRLNWRTYTLQAGREALGILNYINRPDPGGARDLLADRYNNFGSEVRLLHQYTLFKDLKSTLLTGARLYKGLTLRKQGEADAGNGPQFDFVPSEPSHSDYRFPGTNVAGFVENIFQLNDKWNVTPGVRMEYISTNAEGYFYQIMRFVPNVKVQEEREKNRSFLLAGIGSSYQLFKGVELYANISQNYRSINFNDLRVQNENARVDSLLKDENGYTADGGIRGKLNDWLYYDMSLFYLKYNDRIGSVFTKNEDNMVYRLRTNVADSRNIGFEGIIEADFLKVFTQGKSRYKLSVYTNFAAIDARYINTQETAIRNKRVEFVPPLLFRSGVSFGDKRFNITYQYSYIAKQYSDATNAEFTPTAVDGAVPAYQVMDVSVSYQWKWLGIFGSINNLANTSYFTRRADGYPGPGILPSDPRGYYLTLQAKF; encoded by the coding sequence ATGCATTACCTGGCCAAACAACCAGGAGGCTTAACAGATGCTGACTTTCAGCGTGACCCTTCGCAATCGGTAAGAGAAAGAAACTGGTTTAAAGTAGACTGGAACCTGATTAGTCTTTCGTTGGATTACCGCTTCAGCGACCAGACCAGGCTCAACTGGCGCACCTATACATTACAGGCTGGCCGGGAAGCCTTGGGTATTCTCAATTACATTAACCGCCCCGACCCAGGTGGCGCCAGGGACCTGCTGGCTGACCGGTATAATAACTTTGGTTCAGAAGTCCGGCTGTTACACCAGTATACCTTATTCAAAGACCTGAAAAGCACTTTACTTACTGGGGCACGTTTATATAAAGGACTTACTCTGCGCAAACAAGGCGAAGCAGATGCTGGAAATGGTCCTCAGTTTGATTTTGTACCGTCAGAACCCAGTCACTCCGATTACCGATTTCCCGGAACCAATGTGGCCGGTTTTGTAGAAAACATTTTTCAGCTAAACGATAAGTGGAACGTAACCCCAGGAGTACGGATGGAATACATTTCTACCAATGCAGAGGGATATTTCTACCAGATTATGCGGTTCGTGCCGAATGTAAAAGTTCAGGAAGAACGGGAGAAAAACCGTTCGTTTCTGCTGGCAGGCATAGGAAGTTCCTATCAATTATTTAAAGGCGTAGAATTGTATGCCAATATTTCGCAGAATTACCGCTCGATCAACTTCAACGATTTGCGGGTACAGAATGAAAATGCCAGGGTGGATTCGCTGCTCAAAGATGAAAACGGATACACCGCCGATGGAGGAATCCGGGGAAAACTCAATGACTGGCTGTATTACGACATGAGCCTTTTTTATCTCAAATACAATGATCGCATTGGTTCTGTATTTACCAAAAATGAAGATAACATGGTATACCGTTTACGCACCAATGTAGCCGATAGCCGCAATATTGGTTTTGAAGGTATTATAGAGGCAGATTTTCTCAAAGTGTTTACCCAAGGAAAAAGCCGGTATAAATTATCTGTGTATACCAATTTTGCTGCCATTGATGCCCGGTATATCAACACCCAGGAAACAGCTATCCGCAACAAAAGAGTAGAATTTGTGCCTCCCCTATTATTCCGGAGCGGAGTATCTTTCGGAGATAAACGCTTTAATATAACCTACCAGTATTCTTATATAGCCAAACAATATTCGGATGCGACGAATGCTGAATTCACCCCTACGGCTGTTGATGGAGCCGTACCAGCTTATCAGGTGATGGATGTAAGTGTAAGTTACCAGTGGAAATGGCTGGGTATTTTTGGAAGTATAAATAACCTGGCGAATACCAGCTATTTTACCCGCCGAGCAGATGGCTATCCTGGTCCTGGGATTCTCCCCTCCGACCCCAGAGGCTACTACCTGACCTTACAGGCTAAATTTTAA
- a CDS encoding glycoside hydrolase family 15 protein, which translates to MKEKSNQPYQPIANYGIIGNLHTVALVSLQGSIDFMCFTRFDSPTVFASILDHAKGGFFSIQPELNELDYKQLYLPDTNVLLTRFLSDKGVAELTDFMPVKAKEKNCVLVRSITATRGNMRFRMHCEPRFDYARAKHSVSGTEHEVIFTSQDAEQTAIRLISSVPLQIVGDDVIAEFTLCEKQKAHFVMQALSSEEHRTIEASIRYYTETSFNDTVNYWKRWIGKSKYSGRWLEMVNRSALTLKLLTSYQFGSAVAAPTFSLPSVIGGERNWDYRYTWIRDAAFTMFAFLRLGLMEEAYAFMKWIEKELGTITNRDQYLQLMYGLDGHLSIEEEELSHLEGYRKSSPVRIGNAAFEQLQLDIYGELIDSIYLFNKYGGPITYEFWQKMEPQIEYVCRNWQLPDHGIWEVRDEKREFLQSRLMCWVALDRAIRIADSRSFPSPVYEWRKVRDEIYKDIFVNFWNEEKKAFVQSKDSTVLDAAALLMPLMRFISPYEPKWLSTLEAIERELVSDSLVYRYRTDKGATDGLDGEEGTFTMCSFWFVECLARSGQIEKARLYFEKMLGYANHLGLFSEQLGLRGEHLGNFPQAFTHLGLISAAFELDRKLTGWEEEHVARDKETK; encoded by the coding sequence ATGAAGGAAAAATCAAATCAACCCTATCAACCTATTGCCAATTATGGCATTATCGGAAATCTGCATACCGTAGCCCTGGTGTCGTTGCAAGGTTCCATCGATTTTATGTGTTTCACCCGGTTTGATTCTCCTACGGTATTTGCTTCTATCCTGGACCATGCCAAAGGAGGCTTTTTCTCTATTCAGCCAGAATTGAATGAACTGGACTACAAACAACTCTACTTGCCGGATACCAATGTGCTGCTGACCAGGTTCTTATCGGATAAAGGGGTAGCGGAATTAACCGATTTTATGCCGGTTAAAGCAAAAGAAAAAAATTGTGTCCTGGTCAGAAGCATCACCGCAACCAGAGGGAATATGCGCTTCCGGATGCACTGTGAGCCCAGGTTTGATTATGCCAGAGCCAAACATAGTGTATCAGGTACTGAACATGAAGTGATTTTTACAAGCCAGGATGCCGAGCAGACTGCTATCCGTCTTATTAGCAGTGTACCTTTGCAGATCGTGGGCGATGATGTAATCGCAGAATTTACCTTATGTGAAAAGCAAAAAGCACATTTTGTGATGCAAGCCCTTAGCTCTGAAGAACACCGGACAATAGAGGCAAGTATTCGTTATTATACTGAAACTAGCTTTAATGATACCGTCAACTACTGGAAACGCTGGATAGGCAAATCCAAATATAGTGGCCGGTGGCTGGAAATGGTAAACCGTTCAGCGCTTACGCTCAAACTCCTTACCTCTTACCAGTTTGGCTCGGCGGTGGCAGCTCCTACTTTTAGCCTGCCATCTGTAATTGGCGGAGAACGCAACTGGGATTATCGCTACACCTGGATCAGGGATGCAGCCTTTACCATGTTTGCCTTTTTACGCCTTGGCCTGATGGAGGAAGCATATGCTTTTATGAAATGGATAGAAAAAGAGCTAGGCACCATTACTAATCGGGATCAGTACCTGCAGTTGATGTATGGCCTGGATGGCCATCTTTCTATTGAGGAGGAGGAATTATCTCATCTGGAAGGATATAGAAAATCATCGCCTGTACGCATCGGAAATGCCGCTTTTGAACAATTGCAGCTGGATATTTATGGGGAACTGATCGACTCTATCTACTTATTCAATAAATATGGCGGGCCTATTACTTATGAATTCTGGCAAAAGATGGAGCCGCAGATTGAGTATGTGTGCCGCAACTGGCAACTGCCTGATCATGGCATCTGGGAGGTGAGGGATGAAAAGCGGGAATTCTTACAATCAAGGCTCATGTGCTGGGTGGCTCTAGACAGGGCCATCCGTATTGCCGATAGCCGGTCTTTTCCTTCTCCTGTATATGAATGGCGAAAAGTGCGGGACGAGATCTATAAGGATATTTTTGTCAACTTCTGGAATGAGGAGAAAAAAGCCTTTGTACAATCCAAAGATTCTACGGTGCTGGATGCTGCTGCCTTGCTCATGCCATTAATGCGTTTTATCAGCCCCTATGAACCCAAATGGCTCTCCACCCTCGAAGCCATAGAAAGAGAACTGGTATCCGATTCACTGGTATACCGCTACCGTACCGACAAAGGAGCCACAGATGGCCTGGATGGAGAAGAAGGCACTTTTACGATGTGCTCGTTCTGGTTTGTGGAATGCCTGGCCAGATCCGGGCAGATCGAAAAAGCCAGGTTGTATTTTGAAAAAATGCTGGGCTATGCCAATCACCTGGGCCTGTTTTCCGAACAACTGGGTTTACGGGGCGAACATCTGGGCAATTTTCCGCAGGCATTTACCCACCTGGGTTTAATCAGTGCTGCTTTTGAACTGGATAGAAAACTCACTGGCTGGGAAGAGGAGCATGTAGCCAGGGATAAGGAAACTAAGTAG